The sequence CGGGAGGCGATGGCGAAAAATGGTCTCGCTACAGTTAGCGCATGATACATTTCTTTTAAAATGCGAGATTTTCGGATGAGGAGAGGATAACTATGCCGGTCGATAAGACGTCGGGGCTGACAGAGGGAATGGGTGTCACTGATGAGATGATGGCGCATCCCGAGCCCAGAGTGCCATTTGCCACACCGGAAAATGTTCCTGAGGAGGACCGCCAAGAGGTTCAGGAGGTACACGACTGGGCAACCAAAATGTGGGGGACTGTTCCGCGCTTTATTCAACTTCTATCGAATTCCCCACCGACAGCCGAGGCATGGATGATGTTGGATCAAAAGCTACGTATCGACCGTCTCAAGAGCGATCCGGAGTATATTCGCCACATGCAGTTGGTCATCGTCAAGGCGTCGCTTTTGACGCAGTGTAATAACTGATACGGCCACAATTCAGAGCTCGGTCGAGCTCTGGGCCTCACGATAGAGCAGATTGAACTACTCGATGGCGATGGGTGGAAGGAAAGCGATTTATTCAGCGATAAGGAAAAAGCTGCTATCCGCTGGTCGGATGAAGTCTCCATCATGACAGCGAAACAAAACAAAACGGCGTTCGAGGAAATGGAGAAATATTTCTCGCGGCGCCAGATTGTTGAACTGACATTTATCTGTGGCATGTGGCATCTCTCGGGCCGCCTGGCCGAGGCGTTGCATCTGGTTGTCGAGCCCCCTGGAGGTAGAATCGCATTTCAGGATGAGGATTTGTAGGGTTTTTTCGATTTTGCTGGGATAATGGGGGCGCCCCGAAAAACGGGTAAACGAGGAGAGCAATCCGATGAAGGTGAAAAACTACAAAGATGTTGAGCTCAAAACAGAGGAAGCTGCCAAGGGAGCGGGTATTCGGTGGCTCCTCAGCGACCGCGACGGCATGACGGACATGGCTATGCGCGTCATCGAAATTGAGTCGGGGGGGCAGACGCCGCATCATTCGCACCCGTGGGAACATCAGGTTTTTGTCCTCAAGGGAAGCGGTCGGGTTGTCACCGAGGAGGATGGTACCCGAGAATTTTCGCCTGGCGCAGCGATTTTCATCGGTCCGAACGAGGAGCACACCTTCCATAACGACTCCGATGAGACGATGGAGTTCGTCTGCATGATACCTGTCCGGGCGACACTCGTTCTCGATCGTTAATAGCAGGGGCGAATATCTCGATCTGCCGGGCGGGCGGTAGGAGCGCCCGAATTTAGCATTCAATATTCAATACGCATTATCCCTTCCGTAACAACTATTTAACAAAAACATTTAAAAAAAAGTTGCATTATATTCGTGGAGAGTGCATCTTCCCGGAAGTTGTTTCTTTCCGGGTGCACCTGCTCGGGTGGGCTCGGGGGATATTCTAATTGTGGCATTACGCCCGAAAAAGGAAAAGAATCATGAGCGAAGAGCGCCGACGCAATGTTATTTCTGTGGATGAATCTCATTTGGAGCAAGGAGATTTGCTGCCCGAATCGCTGCAGGCATCCGCCTCGGAGGCATCCTCCTCCAAGGATCTGTTGACGGAGCAGGAATTTGCAATGTGTGACGGCGAGGGTGGCTCGGCGCCCTCCAAAGGGACAAGGTGCGCCTGATTTACTAATATCTAAAAAAAAGGCCCTCGCTTTTCGGCGGGGGCCTTTTTTTATTGGGCGCTCTGCTTTGTGATTCACATTAGCCAGATTTTTTAGAAGACTGGGTCTTCACCCAAGCCATGATACAGAAAATCGTAAGTCCGGCTACTACCATAAGCTTGAATTCCATTGTTCAGCTCCCTTCCAATAGCGGCGATCCCTCCTATATTTATTATCGGTTTCCGTGAATTTTCAAAAAGTGACCAATTTCACATTTTCTAAATTCAAACGAAAAAAATCTCGATTGGAGGGCGGCAAGAAATTATCCGCTTGATGGGAGTGGTATCTATTTGTTTTCGTTCGTTTTGTTGGGATTTGTCTTGTATTCTAATCCCTCGCCCAAATTTCCTATTGGTTGATAGCTGAAAGCAGGGCATGGATGCTTCTTGTCAGAGGGGTTTCAATGCCGTGGCGCTCGCCGGCTCTTATGATAGCCCCTGTCATTCCGTCTGCCTCAAGGGGTAATCCCGCGCGAACATCGACGAGCATTGAGGTGGTTGCGTCCATCTCGATACCGGATTGGGTGGAAACGACTTTTTCAACGAAACTTTCCGGCAGGTCGGCCCCTTCCGCCCGGCCTACCGCGACACACTCGCGCACCAAAGTCTCGCAAACCTCTGCCACCCCTGGGTCTATCACGACCCCCCGGCCCCGGTTGGTCAGAGCGGTGGCAGGGCCTCTGGCAATGTTGCCGCATAGCTTGCGCCACAGCGCAGTTGTAATGTCGGAGGTGAGTGTCATCTCGATGTCGCTTCCCTCGAAAATCTCGGCCAGGCCACGGCCCGCCTCGTTGTCAGGAACGGCGAGGCCGGACATGGCATTTTGAACAACATGGCCTGGTGCCAACCTATCGGCGGGGCATTGGACCACAGCAGGCAGGATCTCTGCGCCATGGGCATAGGGCGCTACATTAACGACATGCTCCACCCCATTTTCTAGCACGGCGATGATGGTGCCCGGGCCCACGAGTGCCCGGAGCCAAGGCTCGACATCTTTTATTTGATGGCACTTCACGGCGAGCAAAACCCATTCGACGGGTTTCGCCTCCTCTGGCGTCGTCAGGCAATGGGCAGGCGCCTCGATAACCCCCGAGGGTGTCTCGATTCGAAACTTCTCGAACGTCTGCCTGACGCACAGATCGACCTCGTGCCTTTGTTGTGCACAGAGTCTCGCACCGTAAATGCTCCCTATCGCCCCGACACCTAGCACCGCAATTCGGCTCATTTTTCCAATTTCCTTTGATTGAACGGAATTAAGGAAAAAACGGGTTACGGCCTATGGGACGTAACCCGTTGATTTTCAATGGTGGAGGTGAGGGGGCTCGAACCCCTGACCTCGTGATTGCGAACCACGCGCTCTCCCAGCTGAGCTACACCCCCACGAAATGACCCACGAAATTAGGGCAACCTCTGGCCAGTGTCAAGCGATAGCATTCCTTGGCTAGGCCGCAAAAAAAGTGAGGGCTGATGAGTAAGCCACCTAGGCCACTCACCAGCCCTCGTCCCGTCGCAGAGTCCGCCCGTTCCCCCTGCGACAGGGTTACAACCAATTTAAGCGAGGGCCGGAAGACAAACCTCCGAGGCCGCCTTCCGGCCCTCATCCTGACGCAGAGTCCGCCCGTGTGCCCCACGTCAGGAAATTCATATTCAGGGAGGACCGGTAAGAAAACCTCCGAGGCCTGCTTACCGGTCCTCATCCCGTCACAGAGTCCGCCCGTTCTCCCCTGTGACGGGAAAAAATTATCAGGTCATACGGCTTTTAAGAGCATCCGCTCGTGGAGCCGCAAGTCATACATTTAAGGCAAGTGCCGTTTCGTACGAGGGTGAAGTGCCCACAATCGGTGCAAGCCTCGCCCTCGTAGCCCTTGGCCTTGGCCTCGTCCTGCGCCTGGGCCGCAGTATTCATTGTTCCAGCCCTTACGCTTGTATCAGTCCGAATGTTGTCATCTGCGACTGCAGGGGCCGCAGTTTCCTCCACCTCGGCTGATGTAGAGCCGTTTCCTCCGAGATTTCCCAGGTGCAGGTGCTCGCTCCTGGGTACATCAGCGCCCGTGCCCTCGGAAATCGTGTCGATCACTTCCTCTGATTCGGCATCGAACTCAGGAATTTCGTCCGACGGTCGACCTATCGTGTCGCCCCGCAAATCCTCGGGCTTGACTTGAACCAGATCGTCCCGTCCAAGGTAGCTCAGAGCTAGCTCACGGAAGATATAGTCGATGATTGATGTGCTCATCTTGATGTGCTGGTTGCCCTCGACGATTCCGCCCGGCTCGAACCGGGTGAACACGAAGGCATCCACAAATTCATCAAGGGGCACGCCATGCTGCAGCCCAAGCGATATTGAAATCGCGAAGCAGTTCATCAGGCTTCGGAAAGCAGCACCTTCCTTGTGCATGTCGATGAATATCTCGCCAATGTTTCCGTCTTCGTACTCGCCC comes from Nitrospinaceae bacterium and encodes:
- a CDS encoding cupin domain-containing protein, with the translated sequence MKVKNYKDVELKTEEAAKGAGIRWLLSDRDGMTDMAMRVIEIESGGQTPHHSHPWEHQVFVLKGSGRVVTEEDGTREFSPGAAIFIGPNEEHTFHNDSDETMEFVCMIPVRATLVLDR
- a CDS encoding 2-dehydropantoate 2-reductase; its protein translation is MSRIAVLGVGAIGSIYGARLCAQQRHEVDLCVRQTFEKFRIETPSGVIEAPAHCLTTPEEAKPVEWVLLAVKCHQIKDVEPWLRALVGPGTIIAVLENGVEHVVNVAPYAHGAEILPAVVQCPADRLAPGHVVQNAMSGLAVPDNEAGRGLAEIFEGSDIEMTLTSDITTALWRKLCGNIARGPATALTNRGRGVVIDPGVAEVCETLVRECVAVGRAEGADLPESFVEKVVSTQSGIEMDATTSMLVDVRAGLPLEADGMTGAIIRAGERHGIETPLTRSIHALLSAINQ